A genomic region of Mesorhizobium sp. NZP2077 contains the following coding sequences:
- a CDS encoding 4-pyridoxolactonase, with translation MSDTKVYLLDGGSLVLDGYHVFWNRGPGGEVRFPVYSILVEHAEGRFLIDTGYDYDHVMKVLPFEKPIQEKHQTIPGALALLGLEPRDIDVVVNSHFHFDHCGGNKYFPHAKKICHRTEVPQACNPQPFEHLGYSDLSFSAEAAEARGATAQLLEGTTRANSTFEGVDGDIELAKGVKLISTPGHSIGHYSLLVEFPKRKPIMFTIDAAYTQKSLETLCQAAFHIDPVAGVNSMRKVKKLAEDHGAELMYSHDMDNFKTYRTGTQFYG, from the coding sequence ATGTCGGATACCAAGGTCTACCTGCTCGACGGCGGCTCGCTCGTTCTCGACGGCTATCATGTGTTCTGGAACCGCGGCCCTGGCGGCGAAGTGCGCTTCCCAGTCTATTCGATCCTGGTCGAGCATGCCGAGGGACGCTTCCTCATCGACACCGGCTACGACTACGACCATGTCATGAAGGTGCTGCCCTTCGAAAAGCCGATCCAGGAAAAGCACCAGACCATTCCCGGCGCACTTGCCTTGCTCGGACTCGAGCCCAGGGATATCGACGTCGTCGTCAATTCGCATTTCCATTTCGACCATTGCGGCGGCAACAAGTATTTTCCACACGCCAAGAAGATCTGCCACCGCACCGAGGTGCCGCAGGCGTGCAATCCGCAGCCTTTCGAGCATCTCGGCTATTCCGATCTGAGCTTCTCGGCTGAAGCGGCCGAAGCGCGTGGCGCGACCGCGCAACTGCTGGAAGGCACGACGCGCGCCAACTCGACCTTCGAGGGCGTCGACGGCGACATCGAGCTCGCCAAGGGGGTCAAGCTGATCTCGACGCCCGGTCATTCGATCGGCCATTACAGCCTGCTGGTCGAGTTCCCCAAGCGCAAGCCGATCATGTTCACCATCGACGCCGCCTACACCCAGAAGAGCCTTGAAACGCTGTGTCAGGCGGCCTTCCACATCGACCCGGTGGCCGGCGTCAATTCGATGCGCAAGGTGAAGAAACTGGCCGAGGACCACGGCGCCGAGCTGATGTACTCGCACGACATGGACAACTTCAAGACCTACAGGACCGGCACGCAATTCTACGGCTGA
- a CDS encoding ABC transporter permease yields MTGLFSEVFLSALLFGAVTAAIPLLLAGLGEQMSEKAGVLNIGIEGMMLAGAYLGFVGAFYSGSLWLGFLTGAAGGVAVALIMALLCVRIGLNQIVIGIALTLGLEGLTALLHHFQFSRSYPRLPAADATVIPLLSDIPVIGPAFFKHHLIVYLAVALVFAMGYLYRRTQLGLNLQAAGDKPAALDVAGIDVIRTRTIAVLTTGALAGLGGAYLANVGAGLFIPFITNGAGFLGIVLAMLARGRPIWVLFGALLFGVCLSLTTAMQVAGINIPTDIIQMLPFLAVMIMLVLFGRRASLPAALGIPYERGAR; encoded by the coding sequence ATGACCGGGCTCTTCAGCGAAGTCTTTCTCAGCGCGCTGCTGTTCGGCGCCGTCACCGCGGCGATCCCGCTGCTGCTGGCCGGCCTGGGCGAGCAGATGTCGGAGAAGGCCGGCGTGCTCAACATAGGCATCGAAGGCATGATGCTGGCCGGCGCTTATCTTGGCTTTGTCGGCGCCTTCTATTCCGGGTCGCTATGGCTGGGGTTCCTCACTGGTGCCGCCGGCGGCGTCGCGGTGGCGCTGATCATGGCGCTGCTTTGCGTGCGCATCGGGCTGAACCAGATCGTCATCGGCATCGCGCTGACGCTCGGTCTCGAAGGCCTGACGGCGCTGCTTCATCATTTCCAGTTCTCGCGCAGCTATCCCCGCCTGCCAGCGGCGGACGCCACAGTCATTCCGCTGCTGTCGGATATTCCTGTCATCGGACCCGCCTTCTTCAAGCATCATCTGATCGTCTATCTGGCGGTAGCGCTGGTGTTCGCCATGGGCTACCTCTATCGGCGCACACAGCTCGGCCTCAATTTGCAGGCGGCGGGCGACAAGCCGGCCGCGCTCGACGTCGCCGGTATCGACGTCATCAGGACCCGGACCATCGCTGTGCTGACGACCGGCGCGCTGGCCGGACTCGGCGGCGCCTACCTCGCCAATGTCGGGGCCGGGCTGTTCATTCCGTTCATCACCAACGGCGCGGGCTTTCTCGGCATCGTGCTGGCCATGCTGGCGCGCGGTCGCCCGATCTGGGTGCTGTTCGGCGCGTTGCTGTTCGGCGTCTGCCTGTCGCTGACGACGGCCATGCAGGTGGCGGGCATCAACATACCGACCGACATCATCCAGATGCTGCCATTCCTGGCGGTGATGATCATGCTGGTGCTGTTCGGCCGGCGGGCCAGCCTGCCGGCGGCACTTGGCATTCCATACGAGCGCGGCGCGCGCTGA
- a CDS encoding ABC transporter permease, which translates to MSIDTAPTANATALDATNAAATRRDILHRLLMTLGPILIALVIAGCILLAVGVDPLAYYGFVLEKGLFSPLGIQQTLTRMAPLLFLAAGLIVAFRAGMWNLGGDGQFLLGAVTAAAGAPVFVQIMPSWLALTCAFLIAMAVAMIWSLVPALLRAYQGVNEIITTLMMTFLGTSLANVLVKLVFRDPSTTVPQTRTLPVEDRLPRLFDTTITSGLLLGLAAIIIVHLVMTRTAFGLKLRIVGANPRAAVHAGLGVSGLTVAVFAISAGLAGLAGAVDIIGVQGNVRADWNPAYGLAVIPAVFLARMNGFAAIGFVFLLSVLSIGGESAARRLGVPNHFTLVLVSIVLIVLALAEYFDHRYNQSRRA; encoded by the coding sequence ATGAGCATCGACACCGCACCCACAGCCAATGCCACCGCACTCGATGCCACGAACGCGGCGGCCACGCGCCGCGACATCCTGCATCGGCTGCTGATGACGCTTGGCCCGATCCTCATCGCGCTCGTTATCGCCGGCTGTATCCTGCTTGCCGTGGGCGTCGACCCACTCGCCTATTACGGCTTCGTGCTGGAGAAAGGACTGTTCTCGCCGCTCGGTATCCAGCAGACGCTGACGCGCATGGCGCCGCTGCTGTTTCTTGCCGCCGGCCTGATCGTCGCCTTTCGCGCCGGCATGTGGAATCTCGGCGGCGACGGCCAGTTCCTGCTCGGCGCGGTGACGGCGGCGGCCGGCGCTCCCGTGTTCGTTCAGATCATGCCGTCCTGGCTGGCGCTGACCTGCGCGTTCCTCATCGCCATGGCGGTGGCGATGATCTGGTCGCTGGTGCCGGCGCTGCTGCGGGCCTATCAGGGCGTCAACGAAATCATCACCACGCTGATGATGACGTTCCTCGGCACCTCGCTCGCCAATGTGCTGGTCAAGCTGGTCTTTCGCGATCCCTCCACGACCGTGCCGCAGACCCGCACGCTGCCGGTGGAAGACCGGCTGCCGCGCCTGTTCGATACGACCATCACCAGCGGCCTGCTGCTTGGGCTGGCGGCGATCATCATCGTGCATCTGGTGATGACGCGCACGGCGTTCGGGCTGAAATTGCGCATCGTCGGCGCCAACCCGCGCGCGGCGGTTCATGCGGGGCTGGGCGTGTCTGGCCTGACGGTTGCCGTCTTCGCCATTTCGGCTGGGCTCGCCGGTCTTGCCGGCGCCGTCGATATCATCGGCGTCCAGGGCAATGTCCGCGCCGACTGGAATCCCGCCTACGGTCTCGCCGTCATTCCCGCCGTGTTTCTCGCCCGCATGAACGGCTTTGCAGCCATTGGCTTCGTGTTCCTGCTCTCGGTGCTGTCGATCGGCGGCGAAAGCGCGGCTCGGCGGCTCGGCGTGCCCAATCATTTCACCCTGGTGCTGGTTTCCATCGTGCTGATCGTGCTCGCCCTCGCCGAATATTTCGACCATCGATACAACCAGTCGCGGAGGGCTTGA